Proteins encoded together in one Gemmatimonadota bacterium DH-78 window:
- a CDS encoding MarR family transcriptional regulator, whose amino-acid sequence MSDNAPKSVAEEIGQRVPFASPGQEVMVALMRSADVLRGWLASEVAKVDDVTLQQYNVLRILRGAGEEGLPTLAIAERMIERQPGVTRLVDRLLAKGLVDRARSARDRRVVRCAITPEGLATLERLDGVIDECDARIREAVGDERLGELIPTLDCLRAALRDD is encoded by the coding sequence GTGAGTGACAACGCTCCGAAGTCGGTGGCCGAAGAGATCGGCCAGCGCGTTCCCTTCGCCAGCCCCGGTCAGGAGGTGATGGTCGCCCTCATGCGATCGGCCGACGTGCTGCGCGGCTGGCTCGCCAGTGAAGTGGCGAAGGTGGACGACGTCACCCTGCAGCAGTACAACGTGCTCCGCATCCTTCGCGGTGCCGGCGAGGAGGGCCTGCCCACCCTCGCCATCGCCGAGCGGATGATCGAGCGGCAGCCGGGCGTGACCCGCCTCGTGGATCGTCTTCTCGCCAAGGGCCTCGTGGACCGGGCCCGGAGCGCCCGCGATCGACGCGTCGTGCGCTGCGCGATCACCCCCGAAGGCCTCGCCACCCTCGAGCGCCTCGACGGGGTGATCGACGAGTGCGACGCCCGGATCCGCGAGGCCGTGGGCGACGAACGGCTGGGCGAGCTGATCCCGACCCTCGACTGCCTGCGGGCCGCCCT